A genomic segment from Lates calcarifer isolate ASB-BC8 linkage group LG13, TLL_Latcal_v3, whole genome shotgun sequence encodes:
- the myl7 gene encoding myosin regulatory light chain 2, atrial isoform isoform X1, translating to MASKKASNKRQRGGQKSCSNVFSMFEQSQIQEFKEAFGCIDQDRDGVIKKQDLKETYAQLGILFTYKSLLKIKMFYLCNLPFVLHLLLYICLNWLCVHLLVCVCVCVSGKLNVKDEELDEMLNEGKGPINFTVFLTLFGEKLNGTDPEDTILAAFKLFDPNGTGFVNKDEFRRLLMNQADKFTADEVDQAFALAPIDPTGNIDYKSLCYIITHGDEKEES from the exons ATG GCAAGTAAGAAGGCTTCCAacaagagacagaggggaggacagAAGTCTTGCTCTAATGTCTTCTCCATGTTCGAGCAGTCCCAGATACAGGAATTCAAGGAG GCTTTCGGCTGCATTGACCAAGACAGAGACGGTGTTATCAAAAAACAGGACCTGAAGGAGACCTATGCTCAGCTGGGTATTTTGTTTACTTATAAATctctattaaaaataaaaatgttctacTTATGTAACCTGCCTTTTGTACTGCATTTGTTACTGTATATTTGTTTAAACtggttgtgtgtgcatttgcttgtgtgtgtgtgtgtttgcgtatCAGGAAAACTTAATGTCAAAGACGAGGAGCTGGATGAGATGTTGAATGAAGGGAAGGGCCCCATCAACTTCACTGTGTTCCTGACTCTTTTTGGGGAGAAACTCAATG gtaCTGATCCTGAAGACACCATACTTGCTGCCTTCAAACTTTTTGATCCCAATGGAACAGGCTTTGTTAACAAGGATGA GTTTAGGCGATTACTGATGAACCAGGCCGATAAATTCACAGCAGATGAG GTGGATCAGGCATTCGCTCTCGCTCCCATTGACCCAACTGGCAACATCGACTACAAATCACTCTGCTACATCATCACACATGGAGACGAGAAGGAAGAATCCTAA
- the agpat9l gene encoding glycerol-3-phosphate acyltransferase 3-like, protein MEMEDFWTGALWALRIWLYLIISLIMIPAMFGFSLGISETYMTILVKTLEWATLKIQKANADERTLKASASNGLIQREDGSMEKELEELRRSRPKPPVGGDFTLSDCFYFTRKGIESIVEDEVTQRFTSEELFSWNLLTRTNNDFQYISLKLTLVYGLGIFVRYCILAPLRITLACIGLSWLVIGTSAVGLLPNSRIKSWLSEWVHVMCYRICARGLSATILYHNRENKPKKGGICVANHTTPIDIVILCNDGCYAMVGQVHGGLMGVVQRAMVRSCPHVWFERAEMKDRHLVTKRLRDHVNDKTKLPILIFPEGTCVNNTSVMMFKKGSFEIGATIYPVAIKYDPKFGDAFWNSSKYSMVSYLLRMMTSWALVCNVWYLPAMHQQEGEDAVQFANRVKSAIAHQGGLVDLQWDGGLKRAKVKETFKEQEQKKYSSMVVGDDSSSNSD, encoded by the exons atggagatggaggatTTCTGGACAGGGGCCCTCTGGGCATTGAGGATTTGGCTGTACCTCATCATCAGCCTCATCATGATCCCAGCCATGTTTGGCTTCTCACTGGGCATTTCTGAGACCTACATGACCATCCTGGTCAAAACCTTAGAG TGGGCCACTCTGAAGATACAGAAGGCAAATGCAGATGAACGGACACTGAAAGCCTCTGCATCTAATG GTCTCATCCAGAGGGAAGATGGCTCCATGGAGAAAGAGTTAGAGGAACTGAGACGCAGTCGTCCCAAGCCACCAGTGGGTGGTGATTTTACACTcagtgactgtttttatttcacccGGAAAGGAATTGAGAGCATTGTAGAGGACGAG GTGACCCAGCGTTTCACTTCAGAGGAGCTGTTTTCCTGGAACTTACTTACTCGCACCAACAACGATTTCCAGTACATCAGTCTGAAGCTGACGCTCGTTTATGGACTCGGCATCTTTGTGAGATACTGCATCCTCGCCCCACTCAG GATAACACTGGCCTGCATCGGCTTGAGCTGGTTGGTGATAGGAACATCAGCAGTTGGATTACTTCCAAATTCGAG GATTAAATCTTGGCTCAGTGAATGGGTCCATGTCATGTGCTACAGAATCTGTGCTCGAGGACTCTCTGCCACTATCCTCTATCACAACAG GGAAAATAAACCCAAAAAAGGAGGGATCTGTGTTGCCAATCACACCACTCCTATCGACATTGTAATTCTCTGCAACGATGGGTGTTACGCTATG GTGGGTCAGGTCCATGGAGGCCTGATGGGAGTTGTTCAGAGAGCCATGGTGAGGTCCTGTCCTCATGTCTGGTTCGAGAGAGCAGAGATGAAAGATCGCCACCTAGTGACCAAAAG GTTGAGGGATCATGTGAATGACAAGACAAAGCTTCCCATATTGATATTTCCAGAGG GAACCTGTGTCAACAACACATCTGTCATGATGTTTAAAAAGGGAAGTTTTGAAATTGGAGCAACAATATATCCAGTAGCCATTAAG TATGACCCAAAGTTTGGAGACGCTTTCTGGAACAGTTCCAAGTACAGCATGGTCAGTTACCTGCTGAGGATGATGACCAGCTGGGCCCTCGTCTGCAACGTCTGGTACCTTCCAGCAATGCACCAACAG GAGGGGGAAGATGCTGTCCAGTTTGCCAACAGAGTGAAGTCGGCCATCGCTCACCAGGGAGGGCTGGTGGATCTACAGTG GGATGGAGGCCTGAAGAGAGCAAAAGTGAAGGAGACGTTTAAAGAGCAGGAGCAGAAGAAGTATAGCAGCATGGTGGTGGGAgacgacagcagcagcaacagtgacTGA
- the adamts12 gene encoding LOW QUALITY PROTEIN: A disintegrin and metalloproteinase with thrombospondin motifs 12 (The sequence of the model RefSeq protein was modified relative to this genomic sequence to represent the inferred CDS: deleted 2 bases in 2 codons) yields the protein MRCSQECPVLFLLLHFVFILAAGHEELSDSGRLLSLFPEQGQLSQSDLSIVHPEKTSADGEFISHSLSHHFRGGRVRRDLRPFASEGQVYYKVNYKGRALRFSLTANNNLVSNEYILERRNGSANRTEHRLSEGNSCHLLGTVEVSDVRGTAAISTCKGLRGFFSLPEGQYFIEPVQKSPDDPAGTPEPHIVYPRVTTESQRKKRSLQSKETSSPCGVKDAPSDSVQVEREREEWEREQQRGEGQAQSRSQRSVSRERWVETMVVADSKLIEYHGTDNVESYIFTIMNMVAGIFHDASIGNAIHVILVRLILLQGEEKGLKIVHHADTTLASFCAWQKNLNPQSDTHPAHHDLAVLVTRKDICAGMNQPCETLGLSHLSGMCQPHRSCNINEDSGLPVAFTVAHEMGHSFGIHHDGQGNDCELEGRHPFIMSRQLMYDSSPLTWSSCSKEYITRFLDRGWGFCLDDRPSKRDLTTPLARLGVRYTTHHQCQLQYGPNATFCPEVDNVCQILWCSVNGSCRSKLDSPIDGTRCGPEKWCISGECVIVGKLPETVNGAWGQWSTWSHCSRTCGTGVQSAERECDNPKPEFGGKYCTGERKRYRTCNTKPCQRSKPTFREMLCSEFDTVAYNNDFYQWIPVANPLNPCELHCRPVNEYFSEKMLDTVTDGTPCFMNNKSRNICVNGVCKEVGCDYGIDSNAVEDRCGVCLGDGTSCETVYKSFDEAEGFGYTDVGVIPEGARDILVTEVEEAGNFLALRSEASEEYFLNGNYIIQWNGEYEAGGTTFFYERSGNMENLTAPGPTMQPVVLQLLFQERNPGLKYEYTIKKTKEAGNEIIEPIYKWRHGAWTDCSTTCGLGEQHQPVLCFEMDVGVVDESLCDPESRPEDRHRKCKTMDCPARWWVGGWQQCSATCGSDGMRKRTVLCVRTVSGEERVLHPVECKHLLKPKPAVPCNRDVPCGQDWAVGNWEECPVTCGGGVRSRTVTCVLAPKKTCDLSTKPRSRSLCALQSCPNSSLRRRPGHAPKYRRVYPPKSHPTKHPSSPTLAPTSTTATAAPTAAITVRKKTTTKEMTTAFIPTTTSISTPETTIPEIIDTDDYEFSGVVRKNGDKRGKVFPSKPSSTEKDRKPTNVEKENMEGEEGSTPNVVMYTPGYDYVVEDRTTEEEGIIDLDVFTTATSLKNPLKSTTLQTSPPNIRTTRTPTTTTYSTPHTSTETWEKTTHHLSSPHTSPYSHWTYRVPLTTPTYKSHSNPSKTGFHTTQAPSTAARKLFTTAASPQPTVKIIKPKKPVTPKKNSPASRTKKPSSLPKGSRSKSPNRQPGSPMSSSASDQSNLMAREPVSMDIFWVVGNWSKCSTTCGIGAIWRTVTCSSHSDEDCANMKRPEPARTCELQPCAAWQSGSWSKCPDNCAVVGRRYRDVQCVDSQSKRPLRPFHCQAVSSRPVSTLTCPHKPCMAWSVSPWGPCSGSCGEGIRERLVYCPEPHRCSTTLRPNGTEQCSLKPCTHWKTEDWEECSVSCGGGQQQRQVNCVSDQDLAVMPNSLCEKISKPETLRKCNMQECKANTGPVCRKNTMSSRFCDKLKLLGRCSLRSVQRQCCVTCGP from the exons ATGCGATGTTCGCAGGAGTGCCCGGTTCTTTTTCTGCTACtgcactttgttttcattttggcagCCGGCCACGAAGAGCTCTCCGACTCCGGCAgactcctctccctctttccagAGCAAG GTCAGCTGTCCCAGTCAGATCTGTCCATTGTCCACCCAGAGAAGACCAGCGCTGATGGAGAGTTCATCTcccactctctgtctcaccACTTCAGGGGTGGGAGAGTCAGGCGTGACCTGCGACCCTTCGCTTCAGAGGGACAGGTTTACTACAAGGTCAACTACAAGGGTCGAGCTTTAAGGTTC AGTTTGACTGCAAACAATAACCTGGTTTCAAATGAGTACATTCTGGAGAGGAGGAACGGCAGTGCCAACAGGACTGAGCATCGCCTCTCTGAGGGGAATTCCTGCCACCTCCTTGGCACCGTGGAAGTCTCTGATGTGCGAGGGACTGCTGCCATCAGCACCTGTAAAGGACTG agaGGCTTCTTCTCCCTGCCAGAGGGACAGTATTTCATAGAACCTGTCCAGAAATCTCCTGACGATCCTGCAGGGACTCCAGAGCCCCACATAGTCTATCCAAGAGTTACCACAGagagtcaaagaaaaaaacGCAGCCTCCAGTCTAAGGAAACATCCAGTCCCTGCGGAGTTAAAG ATGCTCCAAGCGACTCGGTccaggtggagagggagagggaggaatgggagagggagcagcagcGGGGGGAGGGTCAGGCTCAGTCCCGCTCGCAGCGCTCAGTCAGCAGAGAGCGCTGGGTGGAGACCATGGTGGTTGCCGACTCCAAACTCATTGAATATCACGGCACTGACAATGTGGAGTCTTACATCTTCACCATCATGAACATG GTGGCGGGAATCTTTCATGATGCCAGTATTGGTAATGCCATCCATGTCATCTTGGTGCGCCTCATTTTACTACAGGGAGAAGAG AAAGGGTTGAAGATTGTTCACCACGCAGACACCACTTTGGCCAGTTTCTGTGCTTGGCAGAAAAACCTCAATCCTCAGAGTGACACACACCCAGCTCACCATGACCTGGCTGTGCTGGTCACCAG GAAAGACATCTGTGCTGGGATGAACCAGCCCTGTGAGACCCTGGGTCTGTCTCATCTGTCTGGGATGTGTCAACCACACCGCAGCTGCAACATCAATGAGGACTCGGGACTACCTGTCGCCTTCACCGTTGCTCATGAAATGGGccacag ctttggAATTCATCATGACGGTCAGGGGAACGACTGTGAGCTGGAAGGGAGGCACCCGTTCATTATGTCCAGACAGCTGATGTATGACAGCTCGCCTCTCACTTGGTCTTCCTGCTCCAAAGAATACATCACACGCTTCCTGGA TCGTGGCTGGGGTTTCTGTCTGGATGACCGTCCTTCTAAGAGGGATCTAACCACCCCGCTGGCTCGCCTTGGTGTCCGCTACACCACGCACCACCAGTGCCAGCTCCAGTATGGCCCAAACGCCACCTTCTGCCCCGAGGTTGAT AACGTCTGCCAGATTCTTTGGTGTTCGGTCAACGGCTCCTGTCGCTCCAAACTGGACTCGCCTATAGATGGTACCCGCTGTGGACCAGAGAAG TGGTGTATCTCAGGGGAGTGTGTGATCGTGGGTAAACTGCCAGAGACAGTGAATGGAGCCTGGGGACAGTGGAGTACCTGGTCTCACTGCTCCAGGACGTGTGGAACAGGTGTTCAGTCAGCAGAAAGGGAATGTGACAACCCCAA ACCAGAGTTTGGAGGCAAGTACTGCACCGGAGAAAGAAAGCGTTATCGGACCTGTAACACGAAACCCTGCCAGAGGAGCAAACCAACCTTCAGAGAGATGCTGTGCAGTGAGTTTGACACCGTGGCCTACAACAATGATTTCTACCAGTGGATTCCTGTGGCTAACCCAT TAAACCCCTGTGAGCTGCACTGTCGACCGGTCAATGAGTATTTCTCGGAGAAGATGCTCGACACTGTGACAGATGGGACGCCGTGTTTCATGAACAACAAGTCCAGAAACATCTGCGTCAATGGAGTGTGCAAG gaGGTAGGCTGTGACTATGGCATTGACTCAAACGCAGTGGAGGATCGTTGTGGAGTCTGTTTGGGCGACGGCACAAGCTGTGAGACGGTCTATAAGTCATTTGATGAAGCAGAGGGCTTTG GGTACACGGACGTGGGTGTGATACCTGAGGGGGCGCGGGACATCCTGGTAACGGAAGTGGAGGAGGCAGGTAACTTCCTGGCTCTGAGGAGTGAGGCGTCGGAGGAGTATTTCCTCAACGGCAACTACATCATCCAGTGGAATGGGGAGTACGAAGCCGGTGGGACCACGTTCTTCTACGAACGCAGCGGAAACATGGAGAACCTCACTGCTCCTGGACCCACCATGCAGCCAGTCGTGCTCCAG TTGCTGTTTCAGGAGAGGAACCCTGGTCTAAAGTATGAGTACACCATCAAGAAGACCAAAGAGGCAGGAAATGAGATCATCGAACCTATTTACAAGTGGAGACACGGGGCATGGACAGACTGTAGCACCACCTGTGGCTTAG GTGAGCAGCACCAGCCTGTTCTTTGTTTTGAGATGGACGTGGGCGTAGTGGACGAGTCTCTGTGTGACCCAGAGAGCCGTCCAGAGGACAGACACCGAAAGTGCAAGACTATGGATTGTCCTGCAAG GTGGTGGGTTGGGGGTTGGCAGCAGTGTTCAGCCACCTGTGGATCAGACGGCATGAGAAAGCGAACAGTGCTCTGTGTCCGCACGGTTtcaggggaggagagggtgCTCCACCCCGTGGAGTGCAAGCATCTCCTTAAACCCAAACCTGCCGTGCCGTGCAACAGAGATGTACCCTGTGGACAGGACTGGGCGGTTGGGAACTGGGAAGAG TGCCCAGTCACATGTGGCGGAGGGGTTCGCTCGAGGACAGTCACGTGTGTGCTAGCGCCCAAAAAGACCTGCGATCTCTCAACCAAACCTCGGTCCAGATCACTGTGTGCCCTGCAGAGCTGCCCTAACTCGAGTCTACGTAGACGACCTGGGCATGCCCCTAAATACCGCCGTGTTTACCCACCCAAGAGCCACCCCACCAAGCATCCCAGCTCACCTACTTTGGCTCCCACGAGCACCACGGCCACAGCTGCACCCACAGCTGCCATCACTGTCAGGAAGAAAACAACCACCAAAGAAATGACAACTGCTTTCATCCCTACCACCACATCCATTTCAACCCCTGAAACCACAATCCCTGAAATCATAGACACAGATGATTATGAGTTCAGTGGTGTTGTGAGGAAAAATGGGGATAAGAGAGGGAAAGTTTTCCCTTCTAAACCCAGTTCTACAGAAAAGGACAGGAAGCCGACTAATGTGGAAAAGGAGAAcatggaaggagaggagggaagtaCGCCAAATGTGGTGATGTACACTCCAGGATATGATTATGTTGTTGAGGACAGGACGACAGAAGAGGAGGGGATTATTGACCTGGATGTTTTTACCACAGCTACATCACTCAAAAATCCTCTTAAATCAACCACTTTACAAACAAGTCCACCTAACATACGCACAACCAGAACACCCACCACAACCACTTACTCCACCCCACACACCAGTACTGAAACATGGGAAAAGACCACTCACCACTTATCCAGCCCACACACCAGTCCGTACAGCCACTGGACATACAGGGTTCCCCTCACCACTCCTACGTACAAGAGCCACTCAAACCCTTCAAAAACTGGCTTCCACACAACGCAAGCTCCCTCCACAGCTGCAAGAAAACTGTTCACCACTGCGGCATCGCCCCAGCCCACGGTAAAGATTATTAAACCAAAGAAGCCTGTGACACCCAAGAAAAACAGCCCTGCCTCTCGCACTAAAAAGCCCTCTTCACTG CCCAAAGGCAGTCGCTCCAAGAGTCCAAACCGGCAACCAGGAAGTCCCATGAGCAGCTCCGCCAGTGACCAAAGCAACCTGATGGCCAGAGAGCCAGTCAGCATGGATATATTCTGGGTTGTAGGAAACTGGAGTAAG TGTTCAACAACATGTGGGATCGGTGCTATATGGCGAACAGTCACATGCAGCTCCCACAGCGACGAGGACTGTGCCAACATGAAGAGACCTGAGCCTGCACGCACATGTGAGCTGCAGCCCTGTGCTGCCTGGCAAAGTGGCAGCTGGAGCAAG TGCCCGGATAACTGTGCGGTTGTGGGAAGGAGGTACCGTGATGTCCAGTGTGTCGATTCTCAGAGCAAACGTCCCCTCAGACCTTTCCACTGCCAGGCTGTGTCCAGCAGACCTGTCAGCACCTTGACTTGCCCCCACAAGCCCTGTATGGCCTGGAGTGTATCACCCTGGGGACCA TGCTCTGGCAGCTGTGGCGAAGGCATCAGGGAGCGGCTGGTGTACTGTCCCGAGCCTCATCGCTGTAGTACCACACTGAGGCCAAACGGCACGGAGCAGTGCAGCTTAAAGCCCTGCACACACTGGAAGACTGAAGACTGGGAGGAG TGCTCTGTGAGTTGTGGTGGGGGTCAGCAGCAGCGTCAAGTCAACTGTGTGAGTGACCAAGATTTGGCTGTTATGCCAAACAGCCTCTGTGAGAAGATTTCAAAACCAGAAACACTCAGGAAGTGCAATATGCAGGAATGCAAGGCGAACACAG GTCCAGTTTGCAGGAAGAACACCATGTCCTCACGCTTCTGTGACAAGCTGAAGCTATTGGGTCGCTGCTCTCTCAGGTCGGTCCAAAGACAGTGCTGTGTCACCTGTGGGCCATAG
- the gck gene encoding hexokinase-4, whose protein sequence is MPCVSSHLDQMVKMPCNYGSVLDKILMVEQILSEFRLNKEDLKEIMERMQHEMDRGLRIETHEEASVKMLPTYVCSTPEGSEVGDFLALDLGGTNFRVMLVIVGEDEERSWKVETKNQMYSIPEDAMTGTAEMLFDYIAECMSDFLDKHHIKHKKLPLGFTFSFPVRHEDIDKGILINWTKGFKASGAEGNNIVGLLRDAIKRRGDFEMDVVAMVNDTVATMISCYYEDRSCEVGMIVGTGCNACYMEEMRTVELVEGEEGRMCVNTEWGAFGDNGELEEFRLEYDRVVDETSINPGHQLYEKVISGKYMGELVRLVLMKLVNEDLLFNGEASEQLKTRGSFETRFVSQVESDTGDRKQIYNILSSLGVLPSELDCDIVRLVCESVSTRSAHMCGAGLAGVINRMRERRCQEALKITVGVDGSVYKLHPCFRDKFHKIVRDLTPHCEITFIQSEEGSGRGAALISAVACKMAACMLTQ, encoded by the exons ATGCCTTGTGTCAGCTCTCATCTTGACCAGATGGTGAAGATGCCTTGTAACTACGGCTCTGTGCTTGATAAAATCCTCATG GTAGAGCAGATCCTGTCAGAGTTCAGACTGAATAAGGAGGACCTAAAAGAAATTATGGAGAGGATGCAGCATGAAATGGACAGAGGACTGCGTATAGAGACACACGAGGAGGCCAGTGTCAAAATGCTTCCGACTTATGTCTGCTCCACCCCTGAGGGATCAG agGTGGGCGATTTCCTGGCTCTGGACCTGGGTGGTACAAACTTCCGTGTCATGCTGGTCATAGTGGGTGAAGATGAGGAAAGGAGCTGGAAGGTGGAGACCAAGAACCAAATGTACTCCATTCCTGAAGATGCCATGACAGGGACTGCTGAAATG CTGTTTGACTACATAGCAGAGTGTATGTCAGACTTTCTGGACAAACACCATATCAAGCACAAGAAGCTTCCTCTGGGTTTTACCTTCTCCTTTCCAGTACGACATGAGGACATTGACAAG GGTATCCTGATTAACTGGACTAAAGGCTTCAAGGCTTCTGGGGCAGAAGGGAACAATATTGTGGGTTTACTCAGAGATGCCATCAAGAGACGAGGG GACTTTGAGATGgatgtggttgccatggtgaatgACACAGTAGCAACCATGATTTCCTGTTATTACGAGGATCGCAGCTGTGAAGTTGGGATGATTGTTG GTACTGGTTGTAATGCATGTTacatggaggagatgaggacTGTGGAGTTGGTAGAAGGGGAGGAGGGCCGGATGTGTGTGAACACTGAGTGGGGGGCGTTTGGAGACAACGGGGAGCTGGAGGAGTTCAGGCTGGAGTACGACAGAGTGGTGGATGAGACCTCAATTAACCCTGGACACCAGCT ATATGAGAAGGTGATCAGTGGGAAGTATATGGGTGAGTTGGTCAGGCTTGTTCTGATGAAGCTGGTGAATGAAGACCTGCTGTTCAATGGTGAGGCCTCAGAGCAGCTGAAGACACGTGGCAGCTTTGAGACGCGGTTCGTCTCACAAGTGGAGAG tgacactggtgacagaaaacaaatctaCAATATCTTGTCCTCACTGGGTGTTCTGCCATCAGAGCTGGACTGTGACATTGTGCGTCTGGTCTGTGAGAGCGTTTCAACTCGCTCTGCTCACATGTGTGGTGCGGGGCTCGCTGGTGTGATCAACCGAATGCGGGAGCGACGCTGCCAGGAAGCCCTTAAGATCACAGTGGGGGTTGACGGATCGGTCTACAAGCTGCACCCATG TTTCCGTGACAAGTTCCACAAAATCGTCAGGGACCTCACGCCTCACTGTGAGATCACCTTCATCCAGTCAGAGGAGGGGAGTGGTCGTGGAGCAGCCCTTATCTCAGCAGTGGCCTGTAAAATGGCTGCCTGCATGCTGACACAATAA
- the myl7 gene encoding myosin regulatory light chain 2, atrial isoform isoform X2: protein MSLCSSSQASKKASNKRQRGGQKSCSNVFSMFEQSQIQEFKEAFGCIDQDRDGVIKKQDLKETYAQLGKLNVKDEELDEMLNEGKGPINFTVFLTLFGEKLNGTDPEDTILAAFKLFDPNGTGFVNKDEFRRLLMNQADKFTADEVDQAFALAPIDPTGNIDYKSLCYIITHGDEKEES, encoded by the exons ATGAGTTTGTGTTCATCCTCTCAGGCAAGTAAGAAGGCTTCCAacaagagacagaggggaggacagAAGTCTTGCTCTAATGTCTTCTCCATGTTCGAGCAGTCCCAGATACAGGAATTCAAGGAG GCTTTCGGCTGCATTGACCAAGACAGAGACGGTGTTATCAAAAAACAGGACCTGAAGGAGACCTATGCTCAGCTGG GAAAACTTAATGTCAAAGACGAGGAGCTGGATGAGATGTTGAATGAAGGGAAGGGCCCCATCAACTTCACTGTGTTCCTGACTCTTTTTGGGGAGAAACTCAATG gtaCTGATCCTGAAGACACCATACTTGCTGCCTTCAAACTTTTTGATCCCAATGGAACAGGCTTTGTTAACAAGGATGA GTTTAGGCGATTACTGATGAACCAGGCCGATAAATTCACAGCAGATGAG GTGGATCAGGCATTCGCTCTCGCTCCCATTGACCCAACTGGCAACATCGACTACAAATCACTCTGCTACATCATCACACATGGAGACGAGAAGGAAGAATCCTAA